A stretch of DNA from Spirochaeta isovalerica:
TATCATTTGAATGGGATGATAACAAGAATTCTATCAATGAAGAAAAGCATGGAGTCTCATTCGATGAAGCAAAATCGGTTTTCTACGACGAAAATGCGATCGAATTCTATGATGAAAACCACTCAGATGAAGAAGATAGATTTCTTTTATTGGGTAGGAGTCATCATTTTCGAATAATTCTTGTTTGTCATTGCATCCGCGAAAAGGGATCAAAAATTCGGATTATTTCAGCCAGAAAAGCAACCAAGAATGAACAACAATATTATAAGGGGTAAGAGAATGAAAGAAGAATATGATTTTTCAAAAATGAAATCAAGAAAAAATCCCTATGCTAAAAAACTGAAAAAACAGATCACCATTAGAATAGCAGTAGATACAATTGAATATTTCAAAGAACTTTCTGAAGAAAGCGGTATGCCATATCAGAATTTAATAGACTTGTATTTAGAGGACTGTGCGAATCATCATAGAAAGCTTCATATGAGCTGGGAATAATAAGAACACCGTAGAACAAAAAAATGCAACTGACGACTTTTTTGTCACGCCAGCTGCATTCGCACCTGACGCGCCAACCCTTCGGGACAAAGTTGCAGCTGATTTTGGCGTTCTACGGATAAAATCCGTATCAGAACATTTTTTCTGTAGAACGGTTTTTCTTTTTCAAATTCGGAACATATAAAATCCTCCTGTGGAGGATGAAGAAATTTGGGCAATATAAAACTCAGAATGGAAAGAATCAGAACAGTAGCTTTTGTCTGAGTTGATAAATTGGTTTATATATTAACAATATAGAAATTTTAATTAGAAAGTATGCAAAGAAATCCGGTGTTGTGATTTATAACCTCCGGTGGAAGATTATGCTTCAGAGAAAGGTTGGCAATGTATATACGTGGAATATATATTTAAAATATGGATATCATCTGGGTTGAAGATAAGAATTTATGGTTGCAACTCAATCGAAACACATCATTCGAAGTAATTGCAGACAAGATTCTTAATAAGCAATACATCGATATACTTGAGAATCCAACATGAGAAGAACAATTATATTTTATTATGGAATTAAACAATTACACTTGGATTGTACCGTTTCTTATCAATGATAAAGAAGAGATTGTTCTTAAAACGGCTTTTCCAAGGCGTAAGTACCATAAGAAATATGGGGGTATATAGAATGGAACAGTTATTACCAGAAGAATTGGAAATAGAGAATGATATTGAGAATCTAGGACCTGTTTCCGCTGAAAAGAGGAATAAAATTGAAGGCCTTATTGATGCTGCTAAGAAAAATAAAGCTATCAGCCTACGCATAGCCAGCTATGACCTTGAAAAAATAAAGGAAAAAGCCGGAAAAGAGGGTATTCCTTATCAGACACTGATAAATAGCATTCTTCACAAATATATTACTAATCAATTACTGGAAAAAGATGAAATAATTAAGACGTTTTCAGTAATGCAAAAAATGAAAGTATAGATGAAATAATAAAGACACCATAGAACAAGCAAATGAACGTGACATTTCTATTGTCAAATTTCTTGCAGTTCTGCCAATCACAGCGGAGTATTCTTACCCCTGCTACAGTACATGGGTTCTGTTAAAAAGCAAGAAAATTATGGGACATATAAAGAATTGTACAAACTGTAATTTGCGGTCCAAGTGCTTGAGAAAAAATAACACAAAAGCAAGACAAGTCGTAATCTTTGATAAGGTTGAAAACGCGACAGAGAAAATGAAAAGAAAAATCGATACAGCTTATGGGCGGAGTCTCTATTCAAAAAGAATGGGGATAGTCGAGCCGGTCTTTGGACATATTAGAGGGACGCTTAAACTTGATAGATTCTCTTTTCGGAGCAGACAGAAGGTCAATAACCAATGGTTATTGTATTGCATAGTCCACAATATCGGGAAAATTAACCGGTATGGGATATGAAAAAGAAAGAAAAGTAGAGAATATTGATGAGAGACCGTATAATGGGTGTGAACCTGCCCCGATTGGAATATTGAAAGATCTGGGAATATCCAGGGAAACCCAATATTAGAGATGCCCTTCTGGTGAAAGCGACCTTTTCAAGGGTTATTCTACAGGCTCGTTATCTAGGCTTGATATTTTAGAAAACTAGAGTACAATCAAATATATGATAATAATTATTGGAGTGTACTCAAATGATAAGCAATTTTATAAATACCTATAAAAGACTCCTACAATATACTAAATATTCACACCATAGATACATATACTCTGATTTCAATACAGATAATCGACTAACAGGATTAATTGGTCCCAGAGGTACAGGTAAAACAACCTTACTTCTTCAGTACATAAAAGAACGAATACCAAATATCGATGAATGCATCTATGCATCAATTGATAATATTTACTTCTCCCAAAACACTTTACTTGAATTTGTAAATACTCTGTATGAGGATTATGGGGTAAGATATTTCTTCCTGGATGAAATTCATAAATACCCGCATTGGAACCAGGAATTAAAAAACCTCTATGATTCATACCCGGATATAAAGATTATATTCTCAGGAAGTTCCAGCATAGATCTTGTAAAGGGAACATACGATTTATCAAGGAGAGGTGTAATTTACAGAATTGGGGGATTATCATTTCGAGAATATCTATTATTCAATGATATAGCTGATACCGGAACAATTTCTTTCCAGGAAATTATTAATAATAGATTTTTATTTGAGTCTAAAATCGGTGAAATAAAGAAATTGAAAGGTTATTTCAAGGAGTATCTCGGTGCAGGATACTACCCTTTTGTGCTGGAAGGTAAGGACTCATACAGCCAGAAGATCCAGAGAATTATTGATAAGACAATATTTGAAGACATCTCAAATCACTATAAATTGAAAACAGAAAATCTATCCAATTTCAAACGGATACTGGCTTATATGGCTACAATACCGCCAGGAGAACTAAACCGAAATAGTATTTCCAGGAACATTGGACTTGATAATAGGACTGTTCAAAATTATTTGGAGATATTACAGGAAACAGGATTGATCACGTTATTATCTATGAATATAGCTGGAAGCCAAATTTTAAAGCAGACAGAAAAAATGTATTTAGATAACCCCGATCTATATTCCTCAATAACAAATGAAATCGGTTTTGCATCGCATATAGGAACTATAAGAGAGATTTTTTTTATTAATATGGTCAAAAACTCAGGGAATAATATCCATGTAAGTAAAATCGGTGATTTTGAAATAGATGGAAATTTATTCGAAATTGGAGGTAAGAATAAAGATAGAAAACAGCTGAAAGAAAATCCAGAAAACGGGTATATAGTCAAAGATGATATTTTATACGGATCTAAATGTGAAATACCATTGCACCTATTCGGTTTCCTTTATTAGCTGGTGGCTATGTTCCCAATCTTGTTATGGCCGCCTTACACCCTCTTTCCAGCCGATTCGTGAGAGCATTTG
This window harbors:
- a CDS encoding BrnT family toxin, translating into MKYISFEWDDNKNSINEEKHGVSFDEAKSVFYDENAIEFYDENHSDEEDRFLLLGRSHHFRIILVCHCIREKGSKIRIISARKATKNEQQYYKG
- a CDS encoding CopG family antitoxin produces the protein MKEEYDFSKMKSRKNPYAKKLKKQITIRIAVDTIEYFKELSEESGMPYQNLIDLYLEDCANHHRKLHMSWE
- a CDS encoding CopG family antitoxin, whose translation is MEQLLPEELEIENDIENLGPVSAEKRNKIEGLIDAAKKNKAISLRIASYDLEKIKEKAGKEGIPYQTLINSILHKYITNQLLEKDEIIKTFSVMQKMKV
- a CDS encoding transposase translates to MGHIKNCTNCNLRSKCLRKNNTKARQVVIFDKVENATEKMKRKIDTAYGRSLYSKRMGIVEPVFGHIRGTLKLDRFSFRSRQKVNNQWLLYCIVHNIGKINRYGI
- a CDS encoding ATP-binding protein translates to MISNFINTYKRLLQYTKYSHHRYIYSDFNTDNRLTGLIGPRGTGKTTLLLQYIKERIPNIDECIYASIDNIYFSQNTLLEFVNTLYEDYGVRYFFLDEIHKYPHWNQELKNLYDSYPDIKIIFSGSSSIDLVKGTYDLSRRGVIYRIGGLSFREYLLFNDIADTGTISFQEIINNRFLFESKIGEIKKLKGYFKEYLGAGYYPFVLEGKDSYSQKIQRIIDKTIFEDISNHYKLKTENLSNFKRILAYMATIPPGELNRNSISRNIGLDNRTVQNYLEILQETGLITLLSMNIAGSQILKQTEKMYLDNPDLYSSITNEIGFASHIGTIREIFFINMVKNSGNNIHVSKIGDFEIDGNLFEIGGKNKDRKQLKENPENGYIVKDDILYGSKCEIPLHLFGFLY